From Solea senegalensis isolate Sse05_10M linkage group LG19, IFAPA_SoseM_1, whole genome shotgun sequence, the proteins below share one genomic window:
- the si:ch211-198p11.6 gene encoding uncharacterized protein si:ch211-198p11.6, whose amino-acid sequence MSTHTETTTVLHIWELAVPLPAVLMITVTFYMMLMGVGLWIRFCLKDRCSAECGDCGPDISISEQCFRLAETCDCRPPTVRSCLNHSCPSPTCLMWDCACTCQPPECESCNCLCFEIRIK is encoded by the exons atgtccacacacacagagaccacaACG GTGCTGCACATCTGGGAGCTCGCCGTCCCTCTCCCAGCTGTGCTGATGATCACCGTGACTTTCTACATGATGCTCATGGGCGTCGGCCTGTGGATACGGTTCTGTCTTAAG GACCGTTGTTCTGCAGAGTGTGGTGACTGCGGTCCAGACATTTCCATCTCTGAGCAGTGCTTCAGGCTGGCGGAGACGTGTGACTGCCGCCCGCCGACCGTGCGCTCATGTCTCAACCATTCGTGCCCTTCTCCCACA TGTCTCATGTGGGACTGTGCCTGCACCTGTCAACCTCCCGAGTGCGAGTCCTGCAACTGCCTCTGCTTCGAGATCAGGATCAAGTAG